In Camelina sativa cultivar DH55 chromosome 17, Cs, whole genome shotgun sequence, the genomic stretch GTTTAACTTAGCACCGCTAAAACATAACTTACCAAAAAAGTTGAACTGGATCGAATCGAGAAAATCTTACCAAGCTAAACTGGATAATTAAGCATATCCGGATGGATTATTTTTGTATACATATTTAGACCAAACCCGATACTAAACCGAAAACAGGAgtattatattcaaaatatccaaaaactcAATGAATACTTGAAATATCCAAAAAGTAATAATCGTGATATGTAAacataaattcaaaaatattagttttgtttatatgcaaaagaaccaaaatattcaaatagtGTTAGTCATATTTATTGAACCTAAACAATCTGTTCGcaaaaaactgaaccaaaattCATTAAAACTAAAAGAACAATTTTAAGTTGTAATGGATAGTTGGGGGAAAAATATTAAACACTTAAACTCGAACGCTTTGGTGGTTTTCACGGCGAGAAGCAGTGGAACACAAAACTCTCATAAACACATGCACCACCGGTGACGAGAAACTCATTATCCGGCCGAGATGCCGACATCCGAGGATTACTACTAGTACTATATCTCTTATCCGGTTTCTTGCTTGAACCAGAGCCTAACATCATGTTTTTGCCGGCAGTGGAGGCAGCTTTTTTCTCCATTCTCCGGCGGTTGACATATTCTTCCGATATAAAGACATCATCCATTGGTTTGTAGAAAACGATtcaagaagaagtagaagaaaaccTTTGCGGGTGTTTTTAGGGGATTATAAAGATTATGAAACaagtgttttctttctttttgaaccTTAGAGCTTGTTATTAGTAGTGGATCattgtaaaatcaaaattaaacaagattAATCTTAGAAAACATGTCAAGttgttttaaaggtttttcatctatatataaagagttgTTATTAGTGGTGGATCATtgtgaaatcaaaattaaacaagattAAATCAACTATGGATAAACAATTCACGAGTGATACAAAATTACTTGCGGCTGCAGCCAAATTTACGAGAGAGAACACACATGAGATAGCAAAGGCAACGGGGATGGAGGAAAGCGAGGTTCAGAGACGTCTTCACCACCTGCTCGACTCCAAGAAACCCGAACCACCAGATCAGGAGGACAAGCCGGAAGGAAGCAAGCGAAAATATGCACGTTCAGGGCCCAAGAAGCGGATTCATGGGAGAATTTATGAGAGCTCCTGAGTGAATATCATGCATGGGAGAATTTGAGTAAGAAGataagaagatgagagaatttGAGTAAGAAGATGCAAAGGAAAGAGATGGGACGAGAGTTAGTGGAGACGTATTTAGGGTTGCTTCTAGTTACAATTAGGaaagaaaacttgaaatttaattaatctaagaatagtaaaaaaaaaatataaccttGCTTGCTAGTCACTGttgattcaaaatttaatttcacACGCTATTGGTTTACACGTGTTTCTTGATTCAGTTAAAATTAAGGCTGAAGGTTGTTAACTAATTATGACATTTATATCTTTCTTAAACTTTAAGATGTTTCTGACTCTCTTTTTTATGATATGATCTATAAAAAGAGTGTATACAATTGACAAAAAGAGTAAGCAAATGACAGtaatcaattatttaatttaatgtatgAGATTTGAGCCTATAAtaatttcttatcttttttttgttattggttattatttccACCTATATTCTTATGTTTTCCTTatgatttacttatttttatcttattatttactcttcttttttttttttaactccaaatcataactttattaatatgaACCAAAGATTGTAATGTTAAACATAAGGATATagatacaaacaaatatttatgtaaagaaaaagcaaaaaagtttAGGCGCCGCAATCCGAAAAATATGCTTAGTTGCTCTCGTTTTATCCGTCAATCTTTTGTGACTTTCTAGCTTGGGAAACATCTGTTTTTTGTCGATGTACCATCTTTTACGCTTTCGAAAGGCAAAGTCTGCGATCCATCCGTTACATCGCATAACCTTCAGATTTGATCGAAACTCTCTTGTACAAAGAGATATCATTGATCTTAGTTATACTTAAAACCCATTTTCGTTGATGTGGTATAAACCATCTTATGATTTTCCTAGTTGTGGCCTCCAAATCCTCCTTAACATATTGCTTCCATGGTGGTTTCTCCGTTGGTCGACGATTAGTTAATCTTCGGTACGCCAATGGTAAATCATACTGACGCCCGGGAACAATCACATAACTAACTTCAAATGTTAGTTTGAACAAACTCACGGCCATAGAGAAATCGCCGGACATGGAGAAATAGCGGTTGATATGAAACCGCCGATAACCAGATTTGCATTCCAACAATAACAGGAACCAACATAAAAG encodes the following:
- the LOC104759205 gene encoding uncharacterized protein LOC104759205; the protein is MDDVFISEEYVNRRRMEKKAASTAGKNMMLGSGSSKKPDKRYSTSSNPRMSASRPDNEFLVTGGACVYESFVFHCFSP